GGTGACGTACCGGTCCGCCCCATACTTCTCGGACACGTCTCTGCCCGCCCGCGTGTGCTACGCGAAGGCTTCGGGCAGCCGCATGCGGCTCACCGGCCGGATAGCCGGACCGCGACTGCTGGGGTCTCGGCCCCGATGGCCGAAGGTATCGGCCCACCGGCACCGCACGGGCCAGGACACCGGCCGTGAGGCGGCCGGGCACACAGGCGGACAGGGGTAAAAAAGGCGACAGTGAAGTGGACGACGGCGCACGCGGCCAGGTGCGCACGGCGGGCCCTCCGGTCTTGCCGGTGAGCGCGCCGATCGTGTGCCTTAAGGAAGGAGTCCGGCATGTGTGACGTGGCAACCCGCTGCCCTGCCCGTCGAGGGAAGCATCTCCCGGGAGAAGGCTCCGGTACGGCCGGAGGCCGACGATGAACCGGTCCCCCGTACGGGACGCGTCCCGGCGCAGGGTGCGCTTCGAGGGCTGGATCGCGGGCCTGGGTTCCTCCTCGGGGACGCGTGTGGTGCTCGGCCACTGGCAGCACTCCCCCTTCGGCGCGTTCAGCGACGTGATGCTGGAACGGGCCGGAGGCGAGCGGCTGCTGTTCGCGCCCACACGGGAGACGGCGGACTTCATCGCCGCCACGTACGTCTTCGACGCCGTGCACGTCGTACCGGTGCAGGTCGGCGTCACAGGACGGACCTGGACCGTGACAGCCGGCCCCCTCACGCTGCGCTTCGTCACCGGACGGCGCGGCCCACTGGGCCTCCTGCTGCGCGCCGTGCCCGGCGCACTCGCCCGCCGGCCGGCATGGAGCGCCCTCCTGGACCGGCCGGCCCGGCTGCTGCTGCCCGGGGTACGGACCCGGGGCAGCGCCCGCACAGGCCGCCGCGAGTGGTACAGCGCCCGGGACCTGCGACCGGCACACCTCGTCTCCGGAGTCTTCGAAGGCACCGGTCTGGGAACGCCAGCTCCTGTCGAACCGCCCGTGCGCTTCGGTTTCGGCTCAGTGCCGAGGAAACCCGCGCTCACCCAGGTCACCACGACCGTGGAACTCAGCCCCGGCTGACGGCCACCACCCCACAGACAACCCCCCGACGGGGTGCGGGTGTGCCGGACCGGCCAGGACGCCGGACAGCTCGGCCGGGATTACCTCTTGGCCGAGAAGCTGCGCGAGGACGTGTACGCCGTCGAGGTGTGAGCATCCGTCCCGCCCCTCATGGCGGTGGCTCCGGCGCGGGGCCACCGCCATGCCCGGTTCAGAGCGGACGGAACATCATGTGCTGGCCGACGAGTCCTGCGTCGGGGTGGTCGAAGGCCAGCGGTGCGGTGCCGACGACCTCGAAGCCCAGCGACTTCCAGAGGTGCACCGCCGGCTCGTTGACCTCCACGACCGCGTTGAACTGGATGCCCCGGAAACCCTGCTCGCGGGACCACTCGATGACGTACTCCCCGAGCCGGCGGCCGACGCCCTTGCCCTGGTGGGCCGGGTCGACAAGGAACGAGCCCGTCCCGATATGGGAGCCGCGTCCCGGCTTGTTCGGCCCCATCTTCGCCGAGCCCACGATCCTGCCGTCGACGACGGCGACCACCGTGCGCCCCGGCGGCTGCTCCATCCACCACGGCTTTGCCTCGTCGAGGCTCTGCCCCTCGGGGAACGCGTACGTACGCCCCTCGGTCATGATCGCGGAGTAGAACGGATAGATGCTCGGCCAGTCCTCGTCTGTGGCAACGCGAATCTCCATTCGGCACACGATACGTGGCGGGCGAACGGGGGCTCCGGCCGAGGGTGTTGCCACGTGGGCGTTTCACCTGTGGCTCAGGAACGAACTGCCACCGGGCCGGCCGCTCCCCTTCCGGGCGGGACGGCGCGAGGCGCGTGGTGGCCGGCCCTCCGGCTCCCCGCCGGCGACGGTTTCACAGGACACACGGCCCACCCGGCCGGGCGCCCTCATCCCACCGGCCGAGCGCGCCGCGCACACCGCGCCCGGCGCCGAGCCAGGCCGTCGTGATCCGCTGCCTCTGCCCGAGATGCCGGTACCCGTGGCCCGGGAGCCCTGTTCCGCGACTGCTCCTTCTCCCTGGTCCCCAGGAACGTGACCGAGTTCGCCGGGAAGGTGTACGGAAAGGAGCCTGGCACCCCGGTCAGGGTGGACGTCACCGGGGTGAGGGGGGTGGCGGTCCCGCTGTTCACAGCGGCTGGGCCGGCCGCCAGCGTGGTGACCCGCGCTCTGGGCGCGACCCGGGCCCCGCCGGAATCGATGCCGGTGCGTGCCGCGGTCCCTGGGCGTTGACGACCTTGCCGATCAGGTCACCGGTCCCCGGCCCCGAGTCGCCGGCGGAGACCGCGCCGGAGAAGTCGTCGGCCATGGGGGCGTACCGTCCGTCCTCCGATGTGACCCGTACGTCGTCGCAGGAGGCGGACGTCGCCCACGTGGACAGGCCGACGGCACC
This DNA window, taken from Streptomyces nitrosporeus, encodes the following:
- a CDS encoding GNAT family N-acetyltransferase, which translates into the protein MEIRVATDEDWPSIYPFYSAIMTEGRTYAFPEGQSLDEAKPWWMEQPPGRTVVAVVDGRIVGSAKMGPNKPGRGSHIGTGSFLVDPAHQGKGVGRRLGEYVIEWSREQGFRGIQFNAVVEVNEPAVHLWKSLGFEVVGTAPLAFDHPDAGLVGQHMMFRPL